The Micromonospora sp. NBC_00421 genome contains a region encoding:
- a CDS encoding DUF2795 domain-containing protein: MASRTEVLRYLSTLDFPAEKDAVLCQAEREGAPPDVLRALRALPPVDYVNDAEVARSAGIDTAPEVDPAQHARQARNKRHPRISQHLRSI, encoded by the coding sequence ATGGCCAGTCGGACCGAAGTCCTGCGGTACCTGTCCACCCTGGACTTCCCGGCGGAGAAGGACGCCGTGCTATGCCAGGCCGAGCGGGAGGGCGCTCCACCGGACGTGTTGCGGGCGTTGCGCGCGTTGCCGCCGGTGGACTACGTCAACGACGCCGAGGTGGCCCGCTCCGCCGGCATCGACACCGCCCCCGAGGTGGACCCCGCCCAACACGCACGGCAGGCGAGAAACAAGCGCCACCCCCGGATCTCCCAACACCTCCGCAGCATCTAA
- a CDS encoding DUF2267 domain-containing protein, giving the protein MNYDTFVDQVARRIRTGPDRAVVLVHATLATLAERLTGGEVLDLATQLPAPLRLALRPGPSTEAADRFDAAEFVARVAQRADLDETAAREAVRAVFVTVREAVSGGEFDDLVIRFPRDYRDLVEPALAPGGAALRRA; this is encoded by the coding sequence ATGAACTACGACACCTTCGTCGACCAGGTGGCCCGGCGGATCCGGACCGGTCCTGACCGGGCCGTGGTGCTGGTCCACGCCACCCTGGCCACCCTCGCCGAACGGCTGACCGGTGGGGAGGTGCTCGACCTCGCGACGCAGTTACCGGCGCCGCTGCGACTGGCGCTGCGGCCCGGCCCGAGCACCGAGGCAGCCGACCGGTTCGACGCCGCCGAGTTCGTCGCCCGGGTGGCGCAGCGGGCCGACCTGGACGAAACGGCTGCCCGGGAGGCGGTGCGGGCGGTCTTCGTCACGGTCCGCGAGGCGGTCAGCGGTGGTGAGTTCGACGATCTGGTGATCCGGTTCCCCCGCGACTACCGGGATCTGGTGGAGCCGGCGCTCGCCCCGGGTGGGGCCGCGTTGCGCCGCGCCTGA
- a CDS encoding pirin family protein: MDRTESLPAQTRPPGVAPEDPGSVLLPGHDVPLGRYTTVRRLLPQRARRMVGAWCFVDHFGPDDVAQRPGMEVPPHPHTGLQTVTWLLDGEIVHRDSLGNVQPIRPGQLNVMTSGHGIAHSERSPATHPPVMHGVQLWVALPDPARAGAADFAHHADLPRWRDGDWDHTLLVGELGGEASPAVVHTPLLGAQLEAHGPTPATLPLRPRFEYALLAMSGRARVDGLSLEPGALLYLGSGRERLVVAADPGSRLMLLGGEPFDEPLVMWWNFVGRSHEEVTAAREDWMAGRRFGAVADDAAPPLPAPELPSVRLKARDRRGDLHG; encoded by the coding sequence GTGGACCGTACCGAATCGTTGCCGGCGCAGACCCGACCACCCGGCGTCGCCCCCGAGGACCCGGGCAGCGTGCTGCTGCCCGGCCACGACGTGCCACTGGGCCGGTACACCACGGTGCGCCGGCTGCTGCCGCAGCGGGCCCGCCGGATGGTCGGGGCGTGGTGTTTCGTGGACCACTTCGGCCCGGACGACGTCGCGCAGCGGCCGGGGATGGAGGTGCCGCCGCACCCGCACACCGGCCTGCAGACGGTGACCTGGCTGCTCGACGGCGAGATCGTGCACCGGGACAGCCTCGGCAACGTGCAGCCGATCCGGCCCGGCCAGCTCAACGTGATGACCTCCGGGCACGGCATCGCGCACTCGGAGCGGTCACCCGCCACCCATCCGCCGGTGATGCACGGCGTACAACTGTGGGTGGCGCTGCCCGACCCGGCGCGGGCCGGTGCGGCCGACTTCGCCCACCACGCCGACCTGCCCCGGTGGCGCGACGGCGACTGGGACCACACCCTGCTCGTCGGTGAGCTGGGCGGGGAGGCGTCCCCGGCGGTGGTGCACACCCCGCTGCTCGGTGCGCAGCTCGAGGCGCACGGCCCGACCCCGGCGACGTTGCCGCTACGCCCCCGCTTCGAGTACGCCCTGCTGGCGATGTCCGGCCGGGCCCGGGTCGACGGCCTGTCGCTGGAGCCCGGCGCGCTGCTCTACCTGGGTTCGGGGCGGGAGCGGCTGGTGGTGGCCGCCGATCCGGGCAGTCGACTGATGCTGCTGGGCGGCGAGCCGTTCGACGAGCCCCTCGTCATGTGGTGGAACTTCGTCGGGCGCTCGCACGAGGAGGTGACCGCCGCCCGGGAGGACTGGATGGCCGGCCGTCGGTTCGGTGCGGTCGCCGACGACGCGGCCCCGCCGCTGCCCGCCCCGGAACTGCCGAGCGTCCGGTTGAAGGCCCGGGACCGGCGGGGTGACCTGCACGGTTGA